In the Colwellia sp. 20A7 genome, one interval contains:
- a CDS encoding NAD(P)/FAD-dependent oxidoreductase: protein MENLKTDVVIIGAGPVGIFQIFELGLQGLKAIVVDSVPEIGGQCSQLYPDKPIYDIPAIPVASAQSIIEALEKQASPFNPEYLLSQKVIEIHKERDDLFFVKTDRDVLIECRAVIIAAGSGAFEPVRLKIKGIEAFEDRQLFYKVKDKNLFKDKNVVVLGGGDSAFDWALTLQPIAQSVLMIHRSTNFRASEASINKMEQLCANYEMQFLCGQVVDYKKEGDSLSKLIIQSSGIKRTVDVDSLLVMFGLSPKIGPIADWNLEMNRHQICVDTEKFQTSITGIYAVGDINYYPGKRNLILSGFHESALAAFAIKQSMDTTKRVATLYTTTSPILQKLLNS, encoded by the coding sequence ATGGAAAACTTAAAGACAGATGTTGTTATTATTGGTGCCGGCCCTGTAGGAATATTTCAAATATTTGAATTAGGTTTACAAGGTCTGAAAGCTATTGTTGTTGATAGCGTTCCTGAAATAGGAGGCCAGTGTTCACAACTTTACCCAGACAAACCTATTTATGATATTCCCGCTATTCCTGTCGCTTCCGCGCAGTCGATAATTGAGGCGTTAGAAAAGCAAGCCTCACCATTTAACCCAGAATATTTGTTATCTCAAAAGGTCATAGAGATACATAAAGAAAGAGATGATTTGTTTTTTGTTAAAACGGATAGAGATGTTTTAATCGAATGTAGAGCAGTAATTATTGCTGCAGGCAGTGGTGCTTTTGAACCTGTTCGTTTAAAAATCAAGGGTATTGAGGCATTTGAAGATCGCCAACTTTTTTATAAAGTAAAAGACAAAAATTTATTTAAAGATAAAAATGTTGTGGTATTAGGGGGTGGTGATAGTGCATTTGATTGGGCACTGACATTACAACCTATTGCACAAAGTGTTTTGATGATTCATAGAAGTACTAACTTTAGAGCCTCAGAAGCGAGTATTAATAAAATGGAACAGCTATGTGCAAATTATGAAATGCAATTCTTATGCGGACAAGTGGTTGATTATAAAAAAGAGGGAGACTCACTAAGTAAGCTTATAATTCAATCTTCAGGTATAAAAAGAACCGTTGATGTTGATTCTTTACTTGTTATGTTTGGTTTATCACCCAAAATTGGCCCCATAGCTGACTGGAATCTTGAAATGAACCGTCATCAAATTTGTGTAGATACGGAAAAGTTTCAAACGTCTATTACGGGTATATATGCTGTCGGCGATATAAATTATTATCCAGGCAAAAGAAATCTAATTTTAAGTGGCTTTCATGAATCAGCATTAGCCGCTTTTGCTATTAAGCAGTCAATGGATACTACAAAACGTGTTGCGACACTGTATACAACCACAAGCCCTATTTTACAAAAATTGCTTAACTCTTAA
- a CDS encoding DUF1294 domain-containing protein, with protein MRSKGKLIKWNEDKAFGFIAPNGGGKQVFIHKKALINRHRTPQINDVITFSLSKDKQGRTCADQATFSGEKVKIKTAKKMNRFSIYLSIVFITSIIIFYLLEYFPQKLIFLYVGASAITFLAYASDKSKAKRRVWRTPENSLHMLALIGGWPGAAIAQQVLRHKSQKKEFRRIFWLTVFVNLAVLVWFFTPKGQTLLKIIG; from the coding sequence ATGCGCTCAAAAGGTAAGCTAATTAAATGGAATGAAGATAAGGCTTTTGGTTTTATCGCGCCTAATGGCGGTGGTAAACAGGTTTTTATTCATAAAAAGGCGTTAATCAATCGACATCGAACACCTCAAATAAATGATGTTATTACCTTTTCTTTATCAAAAGATAAGCAAGGGCGAACTTGTGCAGATCAAGCGACATTTTCGGGTGAAAAAGTAAAGATAAAAACAGCCAAAAAAATGAATCGGTTTTCAATTTATTTGTCGATTGTTTTTATTACCTCGATCATAATATTTTATCTGCTTGAATACTTTCCTCAGAAGCTTATATTCCTATATGTAGGTGCTAGTGCTATTACCTTTTTAGCTTATGCATCAGATAAGTCAAAAGCAAAGCGCAGAGTTTGGCGAACACCAGAAAACTCTTTACATATGCTAGCCTTGATTGGTGGTTGGCCAGGAGCCGCTATAGCACAGCAGGTATTAAGGCATAAATCTCAAAAGAAAGAATTTAGAAGGATTTTTTGGCTGACAGTATTTGTAAATTTAGCTGTATTAGTGTGGTTTTTTACACCAAAAGGGCAGACGTTGTTAAAAATTATTGGCTAA
- a CDS encoding TatD family hydrolase, with translation MFIDSHCHLDRLNLSLHGDSLANVVQAAKDVKVDKLLCVSVTLKDFPAMAEQTKGFDNVMLTCGMHPLNQEDEVNIDELRTLASDPAVIAVGETGLDYHYAPETKAVQLDSFKKHIIVAKELNKPLIIHTRAAQQDTLDLLRSENAAEVGGILHCFTESWDMAKQAIELGFYISFSGIVTFKNANELREVAKLVPDDRFLIETDSPYLAPVPHRGKENQPAYVVEVAKHLASIRGQSVETIAKLSTDNFNRLFKL, from the coding sequence TTGTTTATAGATTCACATTGCCATTTAGACCGTTTAAATTTATCGCTTCATGGTGACAGTTTAGCGAATGTAGTACAGGCAGCAAAAGATGTAAAAGTAGATAAGCTTTTGTGTGTTAGTGTTACGTTGAAAGACTTTCCTGCCATGGCTGAACAAACTAAAGGCTTTGATAATGTAATGCTTACGTGTGGTATGCACCCATTAAATCAAGAAGATGAAGTCAATATTGATGAGTTACGCACCTTAGCCAGCGATCCTGCTGTTATTGCGGTGGGTGAAACAGGGTTAGACTATCATTACGCGCCAGAAACTAAAGCGGTACAACTAGACTCGTTTAAAAAACATATCATTGTTGCTAAAGAGCTGAATAAACCTTTAATTATTCACACACGGGCTGCTCAGCAAGATACCTTAGATTTATTACGTTCTGAAAATGCAGCAGAAGTTGGCGGTATTTTACATTGTTTTACAGAGTCTTGGGATATGGCTAAGCAAGCAATTGAACTAGGTTTTTATATTTCATTCTCCGGCATTGTTACATTTAAAAATGCGAATGAGCTAAGAGAAGTTGCTAAACTTGTGCCTGATGATAGATTTTTGATTGAAACGGATTCACCATACCTTGCCCCTGTGCCACATCGAGGTAAAGAGAATCAACCCGCGTATGTAGTAGAAGTCGCTAAACACTTAGCAAGTATTCGTGGTCAATCGGTTGAAACTATTGCTAAATTATCAACCGATAACTTTAATCGCCTTTTTAAGCTATAA
- a CDS encoding PilZ domain-containing protein — MIPINIEFQSEHDLYISYMPFLKEGGLFVRTVEPYDLGAEVELNILLPDSLEPSLITGEVCWLTPTGAQNGTPAGIGVSFRDDPDKVRFQIEKAIARQLSSSEVTLTM; from the coding sequence TTGATCCCAATTAATATTGAATTTCAATCAGAACACGATTTATATATTTCTTATATGCCCTTTTTAAAAGAAGGTGGTTTGTTTGTTCGTACCGTAGAGCCTTATGATTTAGGTGCAGAGGTTGAGCTAAATATATTATTACCTGACTCTTTAGAGCCTTCATTAATTACCGGTGAAGTGTGCTGGTTAACACCTACAGGAGCACAAAACGGAACACCTGCAGGAATTGGGGTAAGTTTTAGGGATGATCCTGACAAAGTACGTTTTCAAATTGAAAAAGCAATTGCGCGACAGTTAAGTTCGTCAGAAGTTACATTAACCATGTAA
- a CDS encoding DNA polymerase III subunit: protein MKPWLLSHQQIFSNQFRRNILPHAILINGVTGSGKLEFAQWLLHLLSCKQPQTVNQTEVLVSCGQCKSCLLLKSKTYPDHLALIAEKTSLGVDDVRNANRFLQQTAHLGKFKTVLIEHAETMTQAAANALLKTLEEPSDNSVIILLTNDIEMLLPTIISRCRVINIRPKVGQALLQSMSEQGVSIDANTELNSPFINLTQLPELTNTVINDAFQQFKTCYVNFLDGQKVEPQLLAQLQSNEHGLRWLEQITVNLYRDQFILTTEPSNKLTLDPEVLNNLYKVIINGCKVIKSYTQANKQFVYEKLIMAISDVLEQAKVNE, encoded by the coding sequence ATGAAACCATGGCTACTTTCTCACCAACAAATTTTTAGCAATCAGTTCCGTCGTAATATTTTGCCTCATGCTATTTTAATTAATGGTGTTACCGGCTCAGGTAAACTTGAATTTGCGCAGTGGTTATTGCACTTACTAAGCTGTAAGCAACCGCAAACGGTTAATCAAACCGAGGTGTTAGTTAGTTGTGGCCAATGTAAATCATGTTTATTATTAAAAAGCAAAACATACCCCGATCACCTGGCGCTTATTGCAGAAAAAACTAGTTTAGGGGTAGATGACGTTCGTAATGCTAATCGCTTTTTACAACAAACAGCTCACTTAGGTAAATTCAAAACAGTTTTAATTGAACACGCAGAAACAATGACACAAGCTGCAGCAAATGCATTGTTAAAAACCCTCGAAGAGCCCAGTGATAATAGCGTTATCATTTTATTAACGAATGACATTGAAATGCTGCTACCAACCATTATTAGTCGATGTAGAGTTATTAATATTAGACCGAAAGTGGGGCAAGCTTTACTGCAAAGTATGTCAGAGCAAGGAGTTAGTATTGACGCTAATACTGAACTGAACAGTCCATTTATCAATTTAACTCAGTTACCAGAGTTAACAAATACGGTTATTAATGATGCTTTTCAACAGTTCAAAACATGTTATGTAAATTTTCTTGATGGGCAGAAAGTAGAACCTCAATTACTTGCACAGCTACAAAGTAATGAACATGGTTTGCGTTGGTTAGAGCAAATTACTGTCAATTTATATCGTGATCAGTTCATTCTTACGACCGAGCCTTCGAATAAATTAACATTAGACCCTGAAGTTTTGAATAACCTCTACAAAGTCATCATAAATGGGTGTAAAGTAATAAAATCATATACTCAAGCAAACAAACAGTTTGTTTATGAAAAACTTATCATGGCGATAAGTGACGTGCTTGAGCAAGCGAAAGTTAACGAGTAG
- the tmk gene encoding dTMP kinase — protein sequence MKKGFMVVFDGSNGAGKTTVIQSIEKYLISKGVDVLLTREPGGTPIGEKIRDVILDPKTPEMSFMTELMLFGAGRAQHIQEKIIPALSAGKVVISDRFDAATFSFQHYARGIDIDTITKINDLALNGFSPHMNIILDLDPAEGLKRVQSRGEGLDRLEDEKADFLIRARNGYLKQAEQSPEKFEVVDAAQSKEKVLSDVINIIDVLLSQQQEKHS from the coding sequence ATGAAAAAAGGTTTTATGGTTGTTTTTGATGGTAGTAATGGCGCAGGTAAAACTACCGTTATACAAAGCATTGAAAAATACCTCATTTCAAAGGGTGTTGATGTTTTACTTACCAGAGAGCCCGGAGGAACACCGATAGGTGAAAAAATTAGAGACGTTATTTTAGATCCTAAAACACCTGAAATGTCTTTCATGACCGAATTAATGCTATTTGGTGCTGGTCGTGCACAGCATATTCAAGAAAAAATAATACCGGCGTTATCGGCAGGCAAAGTTGTTATATCTGATCGATTCGATGCGGCTACGTTTAGCTTTCAGCATTATGCGAGAGGCATTGATATTGATACTATTACCAAAATAAATGATTTAGCATTAAATGGTTTTAGTCCTCATATGAATATTATTTTAGACTTAGACCCTGCTGAAGGCTTGAAAAGAGTGCAGAGTCGCGGAGAGGGGCTTGACCGCTTAGAAGATGAAAAGGCTGACTTTTTAATTCGTGCTCGCAATGGTTATTTAAAGCAAGCAGAGCAATCACCAGAAAAATTTGAAGTGGTTGATGCGGCTCAATCAAAAGAAAAAGTATTATCAGATGTAATCAACATCATTGATGTTTTGCTTAGTCAGCAACAAGAAAAGCACTCTTAA
- a CDS encoding DUF21 domain-containing protein encodes MSTDILTWCAIAICITHSAVFSGLNLAFFSISRLHLEVEVKKGNKAAQKVLKLRDDSNFLLSTILWGNVGINVLLTMLSDSVLTGVSAFLFSTIAITIIGEITPQAYFSRNALKMGSILAPVIRFYQFVFYPVAKPTALILDAWLGKEGITYLEESELRNIIRQHITAEEADLNQVEGIGALNFFALDEIHVTEEGEIIDPKSIIALPTKLDLPMIPLIKQSPDDPFLMQVNETNHSWVILTNLEGYPLLILDADGLSRAALYQTENFDPYNYCHRPVVITDETTPLNEAMLQMKVNRSTDKNFDGVIDYDVLLIWGKTKRIITGADIFGLLLKGMLPSTK; translated from the coding sequence ATGTCAACTGACATTCTTACTTGGTGTGCTATCGCAATTTGTATCACACACTCAGCTGTTTTCTCAGGCCTAAATCTTGCGTTTTTCTCGATCAGTCGGCTTCATTTAGAAGTTGAAGTTAAAAAAGGTAACAAAGCAGCTCAAAAAGTTTTAAAGCTTAGAGATGATTCAAATTTTCTTTTATCTACCATTTTATGGGGTAATGTTGGTATTAATGTTTTATTAACTATGTTGTCAGATTCGGTATTAACTGGCGTTAGTGCTTTTTTATTTTCAACTATCGCAATTACCATTATTGGTGAAATTACTCCACAAGCATACTTTTCACGTAATGCATTAAAAATGGGCAGTATTTTAGCGCCAGTTATTCGTTTTTATCAGTTTGTTTTTTATCCTGTCGCTAAACCTACTGCACTTATTCTTGACGCATGGTTAGGAAAAGAAGGCATAACCTACTTAGAAGAAAGTGAACTTAGGAATATCATTCGTCAGCATATAACAGCCGAAGAAGCCGATCTTAACCAAGTAGAAGGGATAGGCGCATTAAACTTTTTTGCTTTAGATGAAATACACGTAACGGAAGAAGGTGAAATTATTGATCCTAAATCAATTATCGCTTTACCAACTAAGTTAGATTTGCCCATGATACCGCTAATAAAGCAAAGTCCAGATGATCCTTTTCTTATGCAAGTTAACGAAACAAATCATAGTTGGGTAATTCTCACTAATTTAGAAGGTTATCCATTATTAATATTAGATGCCGATGGTTTATCAAGGGCTGCACTGTATCAAACAGAAAACTTTGACCCTTATAACTATTGCCATCGTCCAGTTGTTATCACCGATGAAACAACCCCATTAAATGAAGCAATGTTGCAAATGAAAGTAAATAGATCGACCGATAAAAACTTTGATGGCGTTATAGATTATGATGTTTTACTCATTTGGGGCAAAACTAAACGCATTATCACTGGGGCTGATATTTTTGGTCTATTGCTTAAAGGTATGCTACCGAGCACTAAGTAG
- a CDS encoding DUF3627 domain-containing protein, translating into MNDPKTIYQNKVVNIRKRQPIMIWLLSLTFLFMGYYLSKVHFLNGEWLTRSGCLIVLLGVWSSIGAIIAERVLIKKVKIQHRIVISRAKAKLKKIKATDEYINKEMDTIKDDFDDKIEVIKDNVRYQLGILEVSLLMTGTFIWGFGDLFFKITI; encoded by the coding sequence TTGAACGATCCAAAAACTATATATCAAAACAAAGTCGTTAATATAAGAAAGCGACAACCAATCATGATTTGGTTACTTTCTTTAACATTCCTATTTATGGGCTATTACTTATCAAAGGTTCACTTTCTAAATGGCGAATGGTTAACTAGAAGTGGATGTTTGATTGTTTTATTAGGTGTATGGTCAAGTATTGGCGCTATCATTGCTGAAAGAGTCTTGATTAAAAAAGTAAAAATTCAACATCGAATTGTAATATCTCGTGCAAAAGCAAAACTAAAAAAAATCAAAGCTACTGATGAATATATCAACAAAGAAATGGATACCATTAAAGATGATTTTGACGATAAGATTGAAGTGATTAAAGACAATGTTAGATATCAACTAGGAATTTTAGAGGTTTCTTTGTTAATGACAGGTACTTTTATCTGGGGCTTTGGCGATTTATTTTTTAAAATTACTATCTAA
- a CDS encoding mechanosensitive ion channel family protein, with the protein MEAISEFFNMFESSHWYALIQALILIVVGYFIAKALSSTAEKLAVKKMTTHGLFLLRRTIFYTVLILFLLSALKHIGIDLTILLGAAGIFTVAVGFASQTSASNLISGLFLMIERPFSISDVIKVDGYTGEVISIDLLSVKLRTFDNLFVRIPNESMIKSAVTTMTKFPIRRADLKLGIAYKEDIEIVRDVLLKIAEKNVICLEEPAPLFILTGFGDSSVDIQFSVWSKRENYLTLKNEMYQNIKKTFDEQGIEIPFPHISLYSGMQSKPFDVVLTNTSKDAESTVYKE; encoded by the coding sequence ATGGAAGCCATTAGCGAATTTTTTAATATGTTTGAATCATCTCATTGGTATGCATTAATACAGGCATTAATTTTAATTGTTGTGGGTTATTTTATTGCTAAAGCCTTAAGTAGCACAGCTGAAAAACTTGCCGTAAAAAAAATGACAACACATGGCCTTTTTTTATTAAGAAGAACAATCTTTTATACTGTATTAATTTTGTTCCTATTGTCTGCTTTAAAACATATTGGTATTGACCTAACCATATTACTTGGCGCAGCAGGAATTTTCACTGTCGCTGTTGGCTTTGCCTCACAAACATCTGCTTCAAACTTAATAAGTGGCTTGTTTTTAATGATAGAAAGACCTTTTTCTATTAGTGATGTAATTAAGGTAGATGGTTATACAGGGGAAGTTATTTCTATTGATTTGCTGTCAGTGAAATTAAGAACATTTGATAACTTATTTGTTCGAATACCTAATGAAAGTATGATTAAAAGCGCAGTAACCACCATGACCAAGTTTCCTATAAGACGAGCCGACTTAAAATTAGGTATTGCGTATAAAGAAGACATTGAAATAGTTAGGGATGTTTTGTTAAAAATTGCTGAAAAAAATGTAATTTGTTTAGAAGAGCCTGCCCCTTTATTTATTTTGACCGGTTTTGGAGATTCATCTGTCGATATTCAATTTTCAGTCTGGTCAAAAAGAGAAAACTACCTAACACTTAAGAATGAAATGTATCAAAATATTAAAAAAACGTTTGATGAACAAGGTATTGAAATACCCTTCCCTCACATCAGCCTATACTCTGGTATGCAAAGCAAACCCTTCGATGTTGTTTTAACTAATACTTCCAAAGACGCTGAAAGTACCGTATACAAGGAATAA
- a CDS encoding autotransporter assembly complex protein TamA → MQDIVQSAVQSVTPKVLQKTLRKVSKINLVKKTTSLFIALFLISPFAMSNPLLVELPDKLPREVAQNIHAYLGKLPKESNERAAFIFTAKKKVTNALNALGYYRSVVTNVIKKDTDKDVWTLTFNIVLNEQTLIKKLQLNIVGDANKDTAFSEIISNIPILTGDVLHHGKYEKFKEDLTSLGLERGYFDIKFTKSTIAIHQDLQTADIILNLDSGVRYQFGELKFNSFDLNPDVLSPLMSFNKGDYYQQDLLQNLQNELDETQYFSNVIVWPNTEKIIDHTLPIDISLEPATRHQFDLGLGYSTDTKENFSFVWKTPLVNRYGHRQETKLSYSKINPTGYFIYGIPLSHPNNDVLQLKALLEENDFADLTSKFLSFQVGRVYLKDSMLRQPYLRHLSEEWSTDGIDDDAKYYIPGFTWSDKEWQGSVLDPSNGFRQYYNIEGSYDKLDSKTSFLRFNARWKYISSITPKHRIVTRAEVGYAIVKDDIEAELSPSLRFYAGGDQSIRGFGYQSVGPKIMLTQGEDNTEEEIVVGGTNMVVASVEYQYYFTPEWRGALFTDGGSVNNKDKLDFVYSIGTGIHYISPIGPIRFALGYPLSEDESSWRIHFSIGAEL, encoded by the coding sequence ATGCAAGACATAGTTCAGAGCGCAGTGCAAAGCGTAACGCCAAAAGTACTACAAAAAACATTGCGAAAAGTTAGCAAGATTAACCTAGTGAAAAAAACTACGTCTTTGTTTATTGCGTTATTTTTAATTTCTCCTTTTGCCATGTCAAATCCCCTTTTGGTTGAACTCCCAGATAAATTACCTCGAGAAGTTGCGCAAAATATTCATGCGTATTTAGGCAAGTTACCAAAAGAGAGTAATGAGCGAGCTGCATTTATTTTTACCGCTAAAAAAAAGGTTACCAATGCGCTCAATGCTTTAGGATATTACCGTTCCGTAGTAACTAACGTAATTAAGAAAGATACCGACAAAGACGTTTGGACACTTACTTTTAATATCGTTTTAAATGAACAAACACTAATAAAAAAATTACAGCTTAATATTGTTGGTGATGCAAATAAAGATACTGCTTTTTCAGAAATAATTAGCAATATTCCTATACTAACCGGGGATGTGCTACATCATGGAAAATACGAAAAATTTAAAGAAGACTTAACGTCGCTTGGATTAGAGCGTGGATATTTCGATATTAAATTTACTAAGTCGACTATCGCAATACATCAAGACTTGCAAACAGCGGATATTATTCTTAATTTAGATAGTGGCGTTCGTTATCAATTTGGTGAACTAAAGTTTAACTCTTTCGATTTAAACCCTGATGTTTTATCGCCATTAATGTCTTTTAATAAAGGAGATTATTACCAACAAGATTTATTGCAAAACTTACAAAATGAACTCGATGAAACCCAATATTTCAGTAATGTAATTGTTTGGCCTAATACCGAAAAAATTATTGATCATACTTTACCTATTGATATTTCATTAGAGCCAGCAACACGACATCAATTCGATTTAGGTCTGGGATATTCAACAGATACAAAAGAAAACTTTTCTTTTGTATGGAAAACCCCCTTGGTTAACCGTTATGGACATCGACAAGAAACGAAGTTGTCTTATTCAAAAATAAATCCTACCGGGTATTTTATTTACGGTATTCCTTTATCACACCCTAATAATGATGTTTTACAATTAAAAGCCTTACTAGAAGAAAATGATTTCGCAGACTTAACAAGTAAATTCCTTTCTTTCCAAGTGGGCCGTGTTTACCTAAAAGATAGTATGTTGCGCCAGCCTTACCTTAGACACCTTTCTGAAGAATGGAGTACCGATGGTATAGATGATGATGCTAAATATTATATTCCTGGTTTTACTTGGTCTGATAAAGAATGGCAAGGCTCAGTTTTAGATCCAAGTAATGGTTTCCGCCAATATTATAATATAGAAGGAAGCTATGATAAGTTGGACTCTAAAACTTCATTTTTGCGTTTTAATGCACGTTGGAAATATATTTCATCGATAACACCAAAACATCGTATTGTGACCCGAGCTGAAGTTGGCTATGCCATTGTTAAAGATGATATAGAAGCAGAGCTTTCACCGTCACTGCGTTTTTATGCTGGTGGAGATCAAAGTATTAGAGGTTTCGGTTATCAATCAGTTGGCCCTAAAATAATGCTTACCCAAGGAGAAGATAACACTGAAGAAGAGATCGTTGTTGGCGGAACGAATATGGTTGTTGCTAGTGTAGAGTATCAATACTACTTTACCCCCGAATGGCGAGGTGCACTGTTTACTGATGGCGGTAGTGTGAATAATAAAGACAAATTAGACTTTGTTTATTCTATTGGAACAGGCATTCATTATATTTCTCCTATTGGCCCCATCCGATTTGCCCTAGGTTATCCATTAAGTGAAGATGAGTCGTCATGGCGCATTCACTTTAGCATCGGCGCAGAACTATGA